The genomic stretch GTGATTTTCACATTGCTGACTGGCGGCACCTTTCTTAGTACTCGAAACCTATCCAACCTCTCTCGCCAAGCCGCGGTCACAGCCATTCTCGCTGTTGGCATGACTTTAGTCATCGTTTCTGCGAATATTGATCTTTCTGTCGGTTACGGGGCTGGATTGCTCGGTGCCATTGCTGCGATTATACACGTTTGGTGGGGGCAACCGATCCTCTTGACACTCATCGCCGTCATTTGCATCGGGATTCTGATGGGGTTGATGCAGGGTTACCTCGTGGCGTATCAGCGAATCCCAGCGTTTATCGTCACATTAGGCGGATTTTTGGCGTATCGCGGTTTGATGTTAGCCTTCACCAGAGGCGAGACCATCCTACTTCCGGACAATTGGCTCAAAGCGATCGGGAACGCCTATCTCTCATCAACACTTGGGTGGGGACTCATGATCGTTGGATTGGGTATCAACGGATACCGCTTTTACCGACAGCGAACCGCCCAACTACAGTACGGTACTGAGCAAACATCCTTAAGAGTTCTTCTATTGAAGGTAGTCGGAACATCCGCACTCATCGTAGCGTTTATCTCCGTAATGAATACTCACAAGGGGATTCCCTTTCCAGTCTGCATACTATTCGGTTTAGCCTTCGTATTCCACTTTATCGCCAACCACACCCGTTTTGGACGTTATGTATATGCAGTCGGTGGAAACGCCGAAGCGGCATACCTCTCCGGAATTAACGTCCGCGGGATTACGTTGCGGGTGTTTGCAACGATGGGTGCGTTAATGGCGATCGCTGGGGTGGTTATGACAGCACGTGTCGGGAGTGCCAGTCCAGAAGCGGGACGGTTGCTGGAATTGGATGCCATCGCTGCGTGTGTTATCGGGGGTGCCAGTTTAATGGGTGGACGCGGGAGCATCTTCGGTGCAATTTTAGGCGCGTTCGTCATGGAAAGCCTCAATAACGGGATGAGCATGGCGAACATGGATGCCTCGTGGCAAGACATAATTAAAGGGATTGTGCTTGTCGCAGCCGTGGGATTCGATATGGCATCCCGGCGACGGTAAAAAGTTCCACAACCAGCATCATCCACAAAATTTCGCTATCCACAGAAAAATTTTTAAACCTTTTCCCCAAAAATTCCCCTCTTTATAACTAAATCTAATTGGGAATTTATCTATGCAATACGATTCATCAACGTACACAGACCTGACAGATGGTGAGCTCATCCAACTCGTGCAAGATGGAGATGAGGAGGCGTTTGCCCAACTCGCAGCACGTCACAGTCCGAGAATTTGGCAACTCGTTGTTTTGAATTCCCGTCAGATCCGCGATGCTGAAGAGATTTTCCAAGACATTTGGATAGCCGTCTGGGAAAACATCAGCGGTTTACGCGAAGTCAGCAGTTTCGGTGCTTGGCTCCGGAAGATAGCCTACACCACCTGTCGAAGGTACTACACTGCCAGCTCGCACACAAGGGGTGAGATCCTGCAGAGCGCAGAGCAACTCGCTGAAACGATTGATCGAGATGTGCTTGCCCGGTTTCGAGAAATGGAACTTCGCGCCGCTGTAACCGAAGCAGTACACGACCTACCAGAGCGGGTTCGGGCGATCGCGGTGCTCTACTACTTAGAGATGTGGACGATGAAAGAAATTGCGACCGAGTTGGGTTTGGCGGTTGGCACCGTCAAGACAAGACTCAGCCAAATCCGGGCACGCCTGCGCGAGGAATTTGGCGTTGAAGAAGTTAAGAGGGGAAGAACTATGGCACATGAAACAGAAGTATCCAAACCGACACGTGACAAACCTAAAGTTTTTGGTGTCGGCGACGCAGGTGGCAATGTTGTCAAACAGATGATTGCCTCCGATTTCAAAGGCGTTGAATTTTACGCTGTTAATACAGATGTGGCGGCACTCCGCACATGCGGTGAAGCGACACAGGTGCAAATTGGTGCTGAAACTACGCAAGGACTTGGTGCGGATGCAAAACCTGAAATCGGCAGAGCGGCAGCTGAAGAAAATTTAGAATCGCTCAACGCCATTGTCGCGGACGCTCGCATGGTTTTCGTTACTGCAGGCATGGGGGGTGGAACAGGGACAGGTGCCGCTCCGCTGATCGCATCCGTCGCCCGAGATCACGGTGCTTTAACGATAGGTGTTGTGACGCTTCCACTTGATTCCGAGGGACAACGCCGCGCCGAATACGCACAACTGGGACTCCATGAACTCCGAGAGAACACCGATGCAGTTATCGTAGTCCCGAATCAGCGGCTTCTTGATACTGTGGACACAGAACCCTCGACGCGTGAAACGTTCCGCATGAGCGATGAAACCGTGTTACTCGGCATTAAAAGCGTCGCCGCTATTATTGTCGAGTCAGGGGGGGTTAACGTTGATTTCGCCGATATAGAGAGCATTATGAAGGACGCTGGCACGGTGTTGATGGGCATAGGGCAAGCATCCGGTGAAAACAGGGCAAGCATCGCAATGGAAACCGCCATCACTTCACCGCTGCTGGACGGGAAAAGCATCGGGAACGCAACTGGGCTGATTGTTAATATTAGTGCCCCGCAGGACTTTATGATGAATGAATTGGATACGGCGATGAAGGTGCTCCAAGACGAAGCATTCGACGCACAGATTATCTTTGGACTGGTCTACAAGGACGACGATCCTGAACCTGAAGGCACGGTTGATGTTACACTCCTTGCAGCTGGGGTTGAGCCACAAAGCGAATCTGCTGTTGCACCGTCCACCCAGCAGCGTGGAGGCTCTCCTGGAGGCGGCACTCGCGTCTCATCTACAACTGCGTCCGAATTTGTTCATCTGCACAACCACAGTGAGTATAGCATGCTCGATGGTGCCTGCCGTATTCCAGATATGGTGGATTGGGCGGTTGAGAATAGTGTCCCTGCTGTCGCACTCACCGATCACGGAAACATGTTCGGCGCATGGGAGTTGTACAGCAAGGCGACAGAGGCGGGAGTCAACCCTATCATCGGTTGTGAGGTGTATGTCGCACACGGTAGTCGGAAGACACTTGGACAAGAACACGGGGATCCCTATCACCTCACGCTGCTGGCAGAGGATGCAACCGGCTACCGAAATCTTTTGGAATTGGTATCCCTCGGATACACAGAGGGCTTCAATCGCAAACCACGCATCGACATGGAAATCTTACGCGAACACCGCGACGGAATTGTCGCGCTAACGGGATGTATTCAAGGACAGGTGCCACAACTCCTTTGCGCGAATCGGCGAGACGAGGCGATCCAGAACTTCAAAACGTTGATGGAGATAATGGGGAAAGGTAATCTCTATGTCGAGCTGCAAAACCACTACATCGACGAGGAGATTAAAGCGTATCCAGTGATGACACAGTTGGCAAACGAGTTCAATCTCCCTATCGTCGGCACAAACGATTGCCATTACCTCCGCAAATCGGATCACGGGATGCACGACATTCGCCTCTGTATCCAGACGCAGAAAACTGTCAACGACCGGCAGCGGCTCCGCTATGATAACCACTTCTACTTCAAAAGTGTTGAGGAGATGCGAGAGGCACTGAAGGATTACCCGCCAGAGGCTATCAGCAATACACTTGCAATTGCGAGTCGGTGCAACCTCGAACTCGACTATCAACAGAATCTGATGCCCAAATACGAGGTCCCCGAAGGGCATACACACGACAGTTATCTGAAGAAATTGTGCTATCAGGGCTTACGTGAAAGGTACGGTCAACTCTCCGAACCCATCCGACAACGCGTCGATTACGAACTGGATATCATCAGACAAGGGAACCACGCCAACTATTTTCTGATTGTGGCGGATTATGTCAACTACGCCCACAAACAAGGGTATCCACTTTCCGCTCGTGGTTCTGCCGCCGGGAGTCTGGTGTTATACGCACTCGGTGTGATTAGTTTTAATCCAATGGATCACGGGTGTCTGTTTGAACGATTTTTGAACCTTGAACGTCTCAGTGTTCCAGATATTGATATAGATTTCGCTGATCGTGCACGAGAACATGTAATTGCGTATCTCGCGAAGAAATACGGAGTGGATTCCGTCAGTAAAGTCGCTACCTTTACCACTTTGGGTGCGAAAACCGCTATCAAGGATGTCGGTCTGAAAAGTTGACAGAACTCATTCCGTCTCTTCCGTATATCACGCTTGATGAAGCCTTGGAACAGGTCCCCGAATTTCAGGCACTTGCTGAACTCCCCGAAAATAGAGAATTGATTGAGATTAGCAGATCGGTGGAAGGTATGAAACGGCACGTCTCCTGCCATACCTCCGCAATTGTCGTCTCAGATGGTCGGTTGACAAATTACGTCCCACTCTTCAAGGATAGACATGACCAAGTCGCGACACAGTTTGAAGGGAAAACCGTCGAAGATGTCGGTATCGTCAAATTTGATTCCCTCGGTTTACGGAGCCTCAGCGAGACGCATGACTGTCTTCAGATGATTGAGGCAAACCATGGTGTCAAGATTACACTCGAAAAGATTCCTTTTGACGATAGGAAAACCTATTCTTTGGTTAGCAACGGACACATCGCTGGTTTATTCCAGTTGGAGACCTCTCCCGGTATGCTTCAGGTTGTCACGGAACTCAAACCCGACAACTTTGAGGAGTTTTCTACAATTATTGCCCTTTATCGTCCGGGGCCGATAGAGAATGGCGATATGCAGCGGTACATGGACCGGAAAAATGGGCTGCAGCCCGTGGAATATATACACCCCGCACTTGAGAGCATACTCAAAAGCACCTACGGTGTCTGCCTTTATCAGGAACAGGTAATGCAAATTGCTCACGACATAGCTGGCTTCACGCTCGCTGAAGGGGACATACTCCGCCACGCAATAAGCAGAAAAATGGGCGGGGAAAACGAGGGGTTGCTCGCGGCACAGCGCGAAAAATTCGTTGAGGGGGCAGTAAAAAAAGGTTTTGATAAGGAAGAGACTGAAAAGGTATTCGAGTCGCTTGAACCTTCTGCACGTTGTGCCTTTAACAAGTCGCATGCAGTTGCTTACTCGATGTTAGCGTATCGCATGGCATACCTGAAAACGCACTATCCACACGAATTTATGGCGGCGGTGATGACCGGCGAGGCAGACGATTCAGCAAAAATTGCCTACTATCGAGAGGCGTGTGAAAAACTCTCTGACTTCTTAGATGTGGAAATCAATCCGCCTCCGCTTGCCGCAAATGAGTCTTGACTTCTATAAGCAATATTAGGTTTTGAGGAAGGGCGGAAGCATAGGAAGATTGGAAGAATCACTATGTTCGTTATCTTCCAACCTTCCAACTTTCCAATCCAATTTCGGATTCAGAACTTGAGCATTAATACTTAAACTTGCTTAAGATTATCTTGCCAAATTCCGTGCCTCTTTGTATTTCTCCTTAGCAAATTGTCCCCATTCCTTGATTTTTTCATTGCGGACAGTTGGATCTTTCCATGCCCCACCTGCCAACTCTATCGCTTCTTCTTCGGTGATTGGCATCTTCGTTAAAACCGCAATCGCTGCGTCCCGTTTCGCCGGGTCCTTACACTTCCGGATCGCCTTCCATGCGTTGACGAGATCCTTATGCGAATTAATAATTAGGACACCGAAAAGCTCGTTGAGGAGATCCCATCGTTTACTACCTTTTTCTGAGTTGTATTGGAAGGGAGTCCCCTCCATCGCAAATGGGTTCGGGACGATACATCGCTCGCCTAATTTGTCATACAGTCCTGATAGTACACTCGCGCGGTTCAAACCACCCTTCCATTTGGGTCCCTCTGAATCGGTGTCGCGGAGCATCCAGAGTTTCTGTGCGTCTTCCGATAAAACAAACTCAAGAAACTTTTGTGCGACAGGTAGATTCGGTGCCCCTTTGAGGATGGCAATAGGATCGGCAGTAACCACCGCGCCATCGGCTGGAACAATATATTGAATTTTGTCCGCGCCGACAATAGCAATTTGGCCGTACGCGTAAAAATCAATTGCGAGTCCATAAATGACTTGTCCTGCAACGACATCTGTCGGAATTGCGTTGGCACCCGCGGAGAAACCGCGAACATTCCCACCAAGTTTGGTCAGGAGTGCGAACCCTTCGTCCCATCCGAGCGTTTGCAGGATAATCTCATACACCATGTGTGCTGAGCCGCTCTCTCTTAGGTCGGCTGCGCCAATTTTACCCAGAAGTGCGATATCACCCAAATCCGCCCATGTCTTGACTTTTGGGAGACGCAGCATTTCGCGCAGCTCCTCATTATGCATGATGCCGAAACTCGATAACGCCGCGCCGTACCACTGATATTCGGCGTCATAGAGCGGGATACCTTGAAACGATTGCGTCATCTGCGCAAGTTGTGGCTCAGGTAGTTTGTAGGCATTCAACCAACCGTTGTTTGAAAGACGGAGATAGTTGTCAGTGCCACCACCAAAGAAAATATCGACACTGATGCCGTCTGGCACGCGCTTAAACTCCGATTCGATGAACCGATAGTTGGAAGAGGTGCCACCTACATCTCGCCAGTCGGTTTTGACTGTTCTACCGGTTTGTTCTTCATACCATTTCTCGAAATTGTTTCCAAATTCCGTCTCAATACCCTCCGGATGTGGCGAGATAATGATAAGTTCGTCTTGTGCGAACAGGACAGCGGGTAGTGCCAAAAGACATAATATAATCCCCCACGCCACAATATGTATACTGCAACGTCCAATGGGTTTTAAATAGGGCATATTTTCGTTCTCCTTAGTAATACTTAAATACATGCAATTATGGTGAAAATGTTGGTTGCTGATCTAAAATATATGGAATCGGATTCACCCACCTCTTTTTTTCTATCTCATAAACCGCATAGTGTAGGTGTGCCCCCGTGCTACGACCGGTATTTCCGACATAGCCGATAATCTGATCGCGCGTCACTTTTTGTCCGACTTTCAGACCATCTGCGTAATCTTTCAAATGTGCGTATAACGTTTTGAGCCTGTTTCCCTCATGGTTAATCTCAATCGTCTTTCCTAAATAGGTGCCCCTTTCAATCTTCGCAACTGTTCCATCGGCAGCAGCGATAACGGGAACTCCGGATCGGGTTTTAATATCCAACCCTTGGTGAAATTCACGTCTCTTCGTTAGTGGATGGGTGCGCCACCCAAAACCAGAAGAATACCAATAACCGTATTTCTCTCCGTTTTCCTGTTGAAGTTTCACGGGTAAAATCGAAGGATGTCCGTCGAGATGTTTTTGATGTTCGCTCACGTAGTTATAGAGAGGTAGAATTTCATGCTTCAGGATGCTGGGGGTTAGCGAGTCCGTTTTTTCGTGTGTATTATCTGAGTTTTCCTGTTGAGCATTGACTGACCCTTCACTCCCTTCGTCCACCCAAGGGACACTACTACCTCCGCCGCCTTGCCCGAGGATCCCTAAAGCCTGCTGAATCTTTTCCGCCATCTGGCGGATATCTTTCATCTCTTCATTGACACCAGCGAGCTCCAAGTCGACCTGAAGTTTTGCCTGCGATAATTGCTCAAAATTTTCCAGACTTGTCTGTAGTTTTTGTACGGAACCAGATCCCTGCTAAGACTAAAAGTGAGACAGTGCATACGAAAAGTAGAATGTGTCCTTTGCTGATTGCGTGCTGGCGAACTGCGTTTTCACGAGATGACATCAGAATAACGGTGTACATCAAGTTAATCCTCCTTTGTCTCTTCAATATATATGCCTAAGATTGTTTTACAAGCGCGAAACAATCGCGGGCATTTTCCAAACAAGAACGATGATACCACCAAGTAGAATAAGGTACCACACAATCAACATTCGAATACGTGTTCCTTTGAAAATACGATGTTGAGAACGCCTCAATTTCACGATCGCTCCTTAATTCTTTGCCACTTTTTTTATAGCCTGGAGTTGAGAAATACCGTACTCGAAGACTTCCACTATATTAAATTCATAGCCTTCGTATTCAATTTTTTCACCTTTTTGTGGAAATCGCCCGAGCAACGCAAGAATAAAGCCTCCGATAGTATCACACCAGTCTGTAGGAATTTGCGTGTTTAATGATACATTAACATCGACAATTAACGCTCGCGCATCAATACGCCACTGATTGTTTCCGAGTTTTTCAAGGCTGGGCGTGTTCCGTTTGAGATTAGCCGTTATGTTGCCTACAATCTTCTCTAAAATATCTATCAGTGCTACAATCCTTACACAACTTCCGTGCTCGTTAAGGACAATCGCAACTGGTATCTCGGATTGGCGCAATTCACCCAATAGATCCATAGCAGACTTAAGTGGAGGCACATAAGGTTGGTTCTTTACAAATGGCGATAAATCATCGGAATGTTGCTCAGTGGTCAGGATGTCCATAGCATCAACGACTCCGATCAATCGGTCAACACGTTCGTTATAAATAGGGATGTAACGATAATTGAACGTTCTACAAAAATTGGGTACCTCAGAAGGTGTTGATCTTACCTTCAGCAGATTAATTTCCGACAGCGGCATCATCACTTCCTGTGCTGTCAATGCTTTCAGATCGAACACCGAGCGTAATAATCGGGCTTCATGCTCCGGAAATACCTGAATATTCTCCAGAAGTAACGTCCCAAGTTGTTCGCGTGTAGGACTCGTCTTTCGTTTCAAGTTCCCTATACGTCATCTTTTTTGAGCCTTCGCTTCTTCTTCGTTGTAGGCAACAAGCGCGTTAGATTTGACTAACTCTGTTTTCCCAATCTTCTGATTATGAACAGTAGCCATATAATAATCCTTTTATGTTTGGGCAACAAGCGTCAGTTCCGTTTTGCCACCGAGTCCTGCAACAACAGGGAATGTTTTCTCACCTGGTTTTCCATCTTTCGGCACATACCGGACCTGCGGTGAGAAGTAAGCGTACAACGCCGTGTTTCGAGGGTTAGGTGTAGTGTTTGGTCCGGAACCGTGTACCATTAAACTATGGAAAAATAGACCACTTCCCGCAGAAAGTGGGACATCCATCTGTTGTTTGGCAACCTCCTTCCGATCAGTGAGTTCTGAACCCTGCTGACGGGCGATATGTCCCCACGACTGCATTCCCCACAGATGGCTTCTTGGAATTACCTTGAAACAACCGTTTTCAACTGTAGCGTCATTGAGTGCAATACTCACGGTAACAAGGTTTGGAGGTTCCATGGGCCAATACGCTGAGTCTTGATGCAACCCGTGCGAAGAGCCATGAAACGCCGGTTTGAACATCAATGTACTTCTGAAGAGCAGTAGGTCGTCCGTTCCAATAAGTTCTTGAACGACTCTTATGAGTTTCGGATGTTGTGCGAGGTCCCGAAAAACTTCGGAGTACTGGCGCGTATTTTCTGCCTTCCGCAGCACGGGTAAATTGTTCTCTTGTGTTTCGTCTTTGGCAAACGGTTCACGCTGTACGTGCCGACGCGCAACCTCTGCCCGTTCCTTCTCTGCATCGGACTCGTGTCCTGCAGCAAACTGATGCAAACGGTGGATCTCCGTCTGGCACGTTTCCAGTTCTGCTGCTGATAGCAGGTTCTCAACGACGAGATAACCTTCCTTTTCAAAAAACGCTTTTCGCCCCTTCAAGTCCATTTTATCCTCCGATTAATTGTTTAACTTCCCAGACAATACTTGAAATCGCAAATCCGATATAGACACATGAAGCGATGACCATCATGAAGGTAGAAAGCCGTTTCGGTTTTGCGAAATCAGGCAGAAAACGATAGTTCATGTAAAGGGTAAGCGGCACATAAATCGCCATAGCGAAACCGCCCATATACGCCGCATTGAAGAGAAATCCTAATTCACTGACGTTTAACTGCTCCATAACGAAGGTGATTACGCACCCACCGACAATCCAGATGCCCGCAATAAGGAGATACCACCAACTTAAACTTCGTCTTTGTGCCCCTCGAAAGTTGGTATAGATAATATCGGAAACGGAGCGCGACACGCCATCAACGAGGGCGAGTTGCGTGCCAAAAAGCGTCGCAACACCAACCAATAAGAAGATTCGCTGTCCCACCACGCCCCAGATTTCGCCTAATATCCGCGCTTCATCGTAGATGAGTTTACCTTGTTCAGGGACAATTCCTTGGGGATGTAAAACCGCGAGCGCGCCGAAAATAAAAAGTAGAATCGTGAATGTGTTGAGTGCCCAAAAGAACAGTATCTGGTCTTTTTTCACATATTGCCACCATTCGATGAAGCGTTTTCGGTTTTCCTCCGTCGCCTCAAAGAGAAACCCCGTCGCGGGCACCTTTTCGCTCCTGCCTCGAAGTGGGTTCTGTAGCCCCGGCAGCTGCGCACCCATACCGATGTTTTTATCCCGGAGATAGAACGTGTAAAAGAGATTTGCTGTCCCTCCTGCGCCTGCGAAAACGAACGCACTAAACAATTTTTTCACCGACATGCCTGGGTCTATATATCCAACATTTATCAGACCAGAACCGAGTTTCTGCCATGTTTCCATTGAACCGACAGCGATGGCAACCAGAATTAACCCAATCGTTACAATGCCAACGAGCACCTCAACCGTCCGTTCAACGGATTGGTAAATCATCTTCGGTCCGAAAAGGATGGCTGCGACCCCAGCAAACGTCACGATTGTCCAGAAGGTATCAGAACCCCAACCCCCAGGTCCAAGTATGAGTGCTTTGAGTGCAAGTCCCGATGTCCGTGCCCATCCGGGGGCAATCCAACCCACCACAGTGAGTAGGATGAACAACGGGGCAAAGCCTCGCCAGATACGGTTGTACCCCGTATACACTGTCTCGCCTGTGGCGATCGTCCAGCGGCCCACTTCAAAGTTTATCCAGAGTTGCAGGAATACACCGAGCACCGCCGCCCAGATCATGCTCCCACCATACTCAGCAGCGATGAGAGGCCAAATCACGCTCTCACCCGCACCAATCGACAGACCGACTAAGATAGCACCAGGACCCGCAATTTTCCAAAAAGGTAGATGTTTCTCTGGCAATTCGACGATCCTAAAATCGTCAAGCGGTTGATAAATCTTAGACATTTTAATTTACCTTGCGGAGTAATGAAGTGAATGTGAAACTTTGACGCGTATGCCTCAAATCCGCCCTCCACTACGTTACGGGCTTACGATTTGGCTTTATCTTGAATTCTGTGTCCGAGGACAGCCGCCTGCATTCTCACTGCGAAGCAGGCGCAGGCGGATATGAGCGAAAACCATCAATAGACAAATAACTTCATTTAACGTCTTGTGCGTCATTAAAAAACTATTTCAGGACCGCCTCATGTAAGATTTCAACAGGATGCTTCGGTTGCACACCCGTCCCATGTTCCAGTTGGTGTCTACAAGAGAAGCCCGCAGCACTGAGCGCAAAACTGCCCGGCGGTTTCTCACGGACAGCCTCAAAAAGTCTCAATTCGCCAATTTTCATAGAGAGATCATAGTGTGCCTTCTCATATCCGAACGCACCTGCCATGCCACAACAACTCGAATCAATCACAGTGACATTGTGTTCCGACGGCAAACTTAACATCTTCACAGTCGGCTGAGTACCGACGAGTGCTCGCTGATGACAATGTCCGTGCAGCAGGATATCACGCGGTTCTGTTGAGAATTCCAAGGGCAATTCACCCTTGTCAGCAAGTTGGACAAGAAATTCCTCAAACGAACAGGTCCCCTCAGCAACACGTTTCGCGTCGGGTGTGCCGATCAACTCGACGTAATCATCAATGATAGCAGAGGTACAACTCGGTTCACACCCAACAATTGGAATTCCCGCGTCAGCATAACCGCGAAGCGCGTCAATATTGTAACTTGCATTCGCAACGGCTCGGTCCAGCATTCCTTCCGAAATAAGAGGTCGTCCACAACACCTTTTCTTCGGCAGTAACACTTCAAATCCACACGCTTCGAGCAACTCCACCGCAGCTTTACCAATAGAAGGCTCGCTGTAGTTCATAAAGGTATCCGAGAAGAGAACCACCTTTTTATCCGATGTTCGTCGGGATTTTCGCTTTCGGAACCACTGTTCATGGGTAGGACGCACGAAGGTCGGCATATCGCGGCGCCGATCAACACCGATGAGTTTCTCAGCGACCCATTTGGAAAACCCAGTGTTGACTGCCCAGTTCGAGAAAGGTGAAAACATTGATCCTAAGGGCGCGAGCGCACCGATTTCACCGAACAAACGCCGGTGCAACGGTAAGCCGTTTACTTTGTGATAATGTGCAAGGACTTCATACTTAATCTTCGCCATATCTACATTCGATGGACATTCCGCCTTGCACGCTTTGCATCCCAGACATAAGTCTAAAACTTCTTGGAGCCGTTCACTTGTGAGTTCTGTATGTGGCAACGCCCCTGAAATGATC from Candidatus Poribacteria bacterium encodes the following:
- a CDS encoding sugar ABC transporter permease, which produces MKRLNLRMYAMVLALVCVWVIFTLLTGGTFLSTRNLSNLSRQAAVTAILAVGMTLVIVSANIDLSVGYGAGLLGAIAAIIHVWWGQPILLTLIAVICIGILMGLMQGYLVAYQRIPAFIVTLGGFLAYRGLMLAFTRGETILLPDNWLKAIGNAYLSSTLGWGLMIVGLGINGYRFYRQRTAQLQYGTEQTSLRVLLLKVVGTSALIVAFISVMNTHKGIPFPVCILFGLAFVFHFIANHTRFGRYVYAVGGNAEAAYLSGINVRGITLRVFATMGALMAIAGVVMTARVGSASPEAGRLLELDAIAACVIGGASLMGGRGSIFGAILGAFVMESLNNGMSMANMDASWQDIIKGIVLVAAVGFDMASRRR
- the ftsZ gene encoding cell division protein FtsZ, which encodes MQYDSSTYTDLTDGELIQLVQDGDEEAFAQLAARHSPRIWQLVVLNSRQIRDAEEIFQDIWIAVWENISGLREVSSFGAWLRKIAYTTCRRYYTASSHTRGEILQSAEQLAETIDRDVLARFREMELRAAVTEAVHDLPERVRAIAVLYYLEMWTMKEIATELGLAVGTVKTRLSQIRARLREEFGVEEVKRGRTMAHETEVSKPTRDKPKVFGVGDAGGNVVKQMIASDFKGVEFYAVNTDVAALRTCGEATQVQIGAETTQGLGADAKPEIGRAAAEENLESLNAIVADARMVFVTAGMGGGTGTGAAPLIASVARDHGALTIGVVTLPLDSEGQRRAEYAQLGLHELRENTDAVIVVPNQRLLDTVDTEPSTRETFRMSDETVLLGIKSVAAIIVESGGVNVDFADIESIMKDAGTVLMGIGQASGENRASIAMETAITSPLLDGKSIGNATGLIVNISAPQDFMMNELDTAMKVLQDEAFDAQIIFGLVYKDDDPEPEGTVDVTLLAAGVEPQSESAVAPSTQQRGGSPGGGTRVSSTTASEFVHLHNHSEYSMLDGACRIPDMVDWAVENSVPAVALTDHGNMFGAWELYSKATEAGVNPIIGCEVYVAHGSRKTLGQEHGDPYHLTLLAEDATGYRNLLELVSLGYTEGFNRKPRIDMEILREHRDGIVALTGCIQGQVPQLLCANRRDEAIQNFKTLMEIMGKGNLYVELQNHYIDEEIKAYPVMTQLANEFNLPIVGTNDCHYLRKSDHGMHDIRLCIQTQKTVNDRQRLRYDNHFYFKSVEEMREALKDYPPEAISNTLAIASRCNLELDYQQNLMPKYEVPEGHTHDSYLKKLCYQGLRERYGQLSEPIRQRVDYELDIIRQGNHANYFLIVADYVNYAHKQGYPLSARGSAAGSLVLYALGVISFNPMDHGCLFERFLNLERLSVPDIDIDFADRAREHVIAYLAKKYGVDSVSKVATFTTLGAKTAIKDVGLKS
- a CDS encoding extracellular solute-binding protein, whose translation is MPYLKPIGRCSIHIVAWGIILCLLALPAVLFAQDELIIISPHPEGIETEFGNNFEKWYEEQTGRTVKTDWRDVGGTSSNYRFIESEFKRVPDGISVDIFFGGGTDNYLRLSNNGWLNAYKLPEPQLAQMTQSFQGIPLYDAEYQWYGAALSSFGIMHNEELREMLRLPKVKTWADLGDIALLGKIGAADLRESGSAHMVYEIILQTLGWDEGFALLTKLGGNVRGFSAGANAIPTDVVAGQVIYGLAIDFYAYGQIAIVGADKIQYIVPADGAVVTADPIAILKGAPNLPVAQKFLEFVLSEDAQKLWMLRDTDSEGPKWKGGLNRASVLSGLYDKLGERCIVPNPFAMEGTPFQYNSEKGSKRWDLLNELFGVLIINSHKDLVNAWKAIRKCKDPAKRDAAIAVLTKMPITEEEAIELAGGAWKDPTVRNEKIKEWGQFAKEKYKEARNLAR
- a CDS encoding M23 family metallopeptidase; the encoded protein is MKDIRQMAEKIQQALGILGQGGGGSSVPWVDEGSEGSVNAQQENSDNTHEKTDSLTPSILKHEILPLYNYVSEHQKHLDGHPSILPVKLQQENGEKYGYWYSSGFGWRTHPLTKRREFHQGLDIKTRSGVPVIAAADGTVAKIERGTYLGKTIEINHEGNRLKTLYAHLKDYADGLKVGQKVTRDQIIGYVGNTGRSTGAHLHYAVYEIEKKRWVNPIPYILDQQPTFSP
- a CDS encoding phytanoyl-CoA dioxygenase family protein, with the translated sequence MDLKGRKAFFEKEGYLVVENLLSAAELETCQTEIHRLHQFAAGHESDAEKERAEVARRHVQREPFAKDETQENNLPVLRKAENTRQYSEVFRDLAQHPKLIRVVQELIGTDDLLLFRSTLMFKPAFHGSSHGLHQDSAYWPMEPPNLVTVSIALNDATVENGCFKVIPRSHLWGMQSWGHIARQQGSELTDRKEVAKQQMDVPLSAGSGLFFHSLMVHGSGPNTTPNPRNTALYAYFSPQVRYVPKDGKPGEKTFPVVAGLGGKTELTLVAQT
- a CDS encoding Nramp family divalent metal transporter, producing the protein MSKIYQPLDDFRIVELPEKHLPFWKIAGPGAILVGLSIGAGESVIWPLIAAEYGGSMIWAAVLGVFLQLWINFEVGRWTIATGETVYTGYNRIWRGFAPLFILLTVVGWIAPGWARTSGLALKALILGPGGWGSDTFWTIVTFAGVAAILFGPKMIYQSVERTVEVLVGIVTIGLILVAIAVGSMETWQKLGSGLINVGYIDPGMSVKKLFSAFVFAGAGGTANLFYTFYLRDKNIGMGAQLPGLQNPLRGRSEKVPATGFLFEATEENRKRFIEWWQYVKKDQILFFWALNTFTILLFIFGALAVLHPQGIVPEQGKLIYDEARILGEIWGVVGQRIFLLVGVATLFGTQLALVDGVSRSVSDIIYTNFRGAQRRSLSWWYLLIAGIWIVGGCVITFVMEQLNVSELGFLFNAAYMGGFAMAIYVPLTLYMNYRFLPDFAKPKRLSTFMMVIASCVYIGFAISSIVWEVKQLIGG